Proteins encoded by one window of Aspergillus puulaauensis MK2 DNA, chromosome 4, nearly complete sequence:
- the pex10 gene encoding ubiquitin-protein ligase peroxin 10 (BUSCO:EOG092635ST;~COG:O;~EggNog:ENOG410PJ4X;~InterPro:IPR001841,IPR017907,IPR006845,IPR013083;~PFAM:PF13923,PF04757,PF13920,PF00097,PF13445, PF13639;~TransMembrane:2 (o192-210i231-250o)): protein MADQDLSLSTPAPPTRPSAHFYPFATSPDIIRSHEKDAFLTASLANQGQSIIRTLRGARYAHTYSEAIKHLTELLYFSLTTLTGNRTLGEEYCDLVQLEDDTLQLPSIARRLGYVLSSIMVPWALQRILPGFRQRLRAKLERSIARQQMKAQQTKEPINPSKNKPKPSFFTKLRIQKYILEHLDSITSLSPIYALSIATFYFTGSYYHLSKRFWGLRYVFTKKLEENEQRVGYEVLGVLLVLQIAVQSILHVKKVSDSLQQEDQDVQSEAAGGTGKEATLVRSIEQPSSLPLLPTSSARYDLSEEPDAIPWIPQGQQSKCTLCLESFKDPSVTTCGHVFCWTCVCDWVREKPECPLCRQEVLASKVLPLRG, encoded by the coding sequence ATGGCGGACCAGGACCTTTCACTCTCGACTCCGGCCCCTCCCACGAGACCCTCGGCCCATTTCTATCCTTTCGCAACCTCACCGGACATTATCCGTTCCCACGAGAAAGATGCGTTCCTCACAGCCAGCTTAGCCAACCAGGGCCAATCTATCATCAGAACGCTTCGTGGCGCCCGATATGCGCATACTTATTCAGAAGCCATCAAACACCTAACCGAGCTTCTGTACTTCTCCCTCACGACATTGACAGGGAACCGGACGCTAGGGGAAGAATATTGCGACCTTGTTCAATTGGAAGATGATACGCTACAGTTGCCATCAATTGCCAGGCGGTTGGGATACGTTCTGAGCAGTATAATGGTGCCCTGGGCGCTTCAGCGTATTCTCCCCGGCTTTCGACAACGCCTCCGCGCCAAACTGGAGCGCAGCATTGCTCGGCAACAAATGAAGGCACAGCAGACGAAAGAGCCGATAAATCCCTCAAAGAACAAGCCAAAACCATCGTTCTTCACGAAGTTACGCATCCAGAAATACATCTTGGAACATTTAGATTCAATCACGTCCTTGTCGCCAATATACGCCCTGAGCATTGCGACGTTCTATTTTACAGGATCCTATTACCATTTGTCGAAACGTTTCTGGGGGCTCCGCTACGTTTTCACCAAAAAATTAGAGGAGAACGAACAACGTGTTGGCTACGAGGTTCTGGGAGTCTTACTAGTCTTGCAAATAGCAGTCCAGAGTATTCTCCACGTCAAAAAGGTTAGCGACAGCTTGCAACAAGAGGACCAGGACGTGCAgtctgaagctgctgggggtACCGGGAAAGAAGCTACATTGGTCCGTTCCATCGAGCAACCGtcatctcttcctcttcttcctacTTCCAGTGCTAGATATGATCTCTCGGAAGAACCGGATGCTATCCCGTGGATTCCCCAGGGGCAACAAAGCAAATGCACGCTTTGCCTTGAGTCTTTCAAAGACCCCAGTGTTACAACATGCGGACACGTATTTTGCTGGACATGTGTATGCGATTGGGTCCGCGAGAAGCCTGAATGCCCCCTTTGCCGACAAGAGGTCCTTGCATCGAAAGTCCTCCCATTGCGAGGCTGA
- the ERD1 gene encoding EXS domain-containing protein (COG:U;~EggNog:ENOG410PIWD;~InterPro:IPR004342;~PFAM:PF03124;~TransMembrane:5 (o12-33i71-90o102-119i322-340o352-371i);~go_component: GO:0016021 - integral component of membrane [Evidence IEA]) — MGPDQRAHLDGFSLFLPFPSRVAVILLAGFWGWGANIHRLQQHNIDLLALIRYRTSQSSNQRPPHVSTYRFAGLLTFPLLLSLLIFWPVTHGSREWVETVDYIPQAYLFILFVLLLLPLNRLARSGRRRFLATLRRISIGGLAEPQDGKFGDILLADALTSYAKVIADLVVTFCMFFSSDTSSTSKPDRHCGSDYVVPLVIALPSMIRLRQCLIEYVRVRRTSSKNGGSGGQHLANALKYATAFPVIALAAKLRNYSPFLFYGISEVTLNRLLYFFTLINSSYSFYWDITKDWDLTLFSEARNDNEYPFGLRRYRHFTDQQYYMAIAIDFAIRFSWMTKFFPGFSWLSDTEFGLFLLMFLEVARRWMWVFLRAEAEWIRNSRGPAPHDVLLGEYNGKLDAD; from the exons ATGGGTCCTGATCAGCGTGCCCATCTGGATGGATTCAGTCTATTCCTACCTTTTCCCTCTCGCGTTGCCGTCATATTGCTAGCAG gattctggggctggggtgCCAATATTCACCGTCTCCAGCAACACAATATC GACCTTCTCGCCTTGATCCGGTATCGCACTTCTCAGTCGTCAAACCAACGACCACCCCACGTCTCGACCTATCGCTTTGCCGGCCTCTTGACCTTTCCTCTTCTATTGTCGCTCCTCATCTTTTGGCCAGTTACCCATGGTTCCAGAGAATGGGTCGAAACCGTTGATTACATTCCGCAAGCAtatctcttcatcctctttgtcctccttctccttcccctcaaTCGTCTGGCACGGTCTGGACGGCGCAGGTTCCTCGCGACACTTCGGCGGATCAGTATCGGTGGGCTCGCAGAACCTCAAGATGGCAAATTCGGCGACATTTTGCTGGCTGATGCCCTCACAAGTTATGCCAAAGTTATCGCAGACCTCGTGGTTACGTTTTGCATGTTCTTCAGCTCGGATACATCAAGCACATCAAAGCCAGACCGACACTGCGGCTCAGACTACGTGGTTCCTCTAGTCATTGCCTTGCCCAGTATGATCCGACTAAGACAATGTCTGATCGAATATGTTCGCGTACGCCGAACAAGTTCGAAGAACGGGGGCAGTGGTGGACAGCATTTAGCCAACGCTCTGAAATATGCTACTGCATTCCCAGTTATTGCGCTCGCCGCTAAATTGAGGAACTACAgtcctttcctcttctatGGAATAAGCGAAGTGACACTCAACAGGCTCCT GTACTTCTTTACTCTCATCAACTCTTCGTACTCGTTCTATTGGGATATCACAAAGGATTGGGACTTGACCTTGTTCTCAGAAGCACGAAACGATAACGAATATCCATTCGGACTACGTCGCTATCGCCATTTCACAGATCAACAGTACTATATGGCCATTGCTATTGATTTCGCTATCCGCTTTTCATGGATGACGAAATTTTTCCCAGGCTTTTCCTGGCTCAGCGACACAGAGTTCGGGCTTTTCTTGCTCATGTTCCTCGAGGTTGCCCGCCGATGGATGTGGGTTTTCCTTCGAGCAGAAGCTGAGTGGA TCAGGAACAGTCGTGGACCAGCCCCGCATGACGTCCTACTCGGAGAATACAACGGCAAGCTGGATGCAGATTGA
- a CDS encoding uncharacterized protein (COG:S;~EggNog:ENOG410PMZW;~SECRETED:SignalP(1-32);~TransMembrane:1 (n15-26c32/33o100-122i)) — translation MLLHTGRSTKGRPGLLLFLFLAIVLIAQLAAAQDNSDSPNNDDTNNDNNSDQNDDNSDTTSSETSSSTSSTSTDSFPVMTVPPTDDAPYMQKSSAPEGTVFIAVGAVLGAMGLSVLAWRGIVAWSVNRSVRRAAIMHSSESKGLLRGKKKRSKRSHSRSHSHSHHNAVSLEKMGVNRQSPYRDSVRNSKIPTSGSGLFFSPTAGMQNSANRGSSYLPAGYYSAGNAAAGLAQNVGFSSDSLPPQTRGYTRTGSGPSPPATPGAQPGMHDPPKYSNSNMRQSYAAAGSTSSVNLSSPPPGRTPSAYLEDLFESHHNPPRSPGRHR, via the coding sequence ATGCTTCTTCACACGGGCCGATCAACGAAGGGTCGACCAGGATTACTGCTCTTTTTATTCCTTGCCATTGTTTTGATTGCGCAATTAGCCGCTGCCCAAGACAATTCAGATTCACCGAACAACGACGATAcaaacaacgacaacaatAGCGACCAAAATGACGATAACAGCGACACAACGTCAAGCGAGACATCATCAAGCACATCAAGCACGTCAACAGACAGCTTTCCTGTCATGACTGTTCCTCCAACAGACGATGCGCCGTACATGCAAAAGTCCTCGGCGCCAGAAGGGaccgtcttcatcgccgtcggAGCCGTCCTAGGCGCAATGGGCCTCTCTGTCCTGGCATGGCGGGGAATCGTGGCGTGGTCTGTGAACCGCTCCGTCCGCCGAGCAGCCATCATGCACTCATCCGAGAGCAAGGGTCTGCTTCGcggcaagaagaagcgctCAAAACGATCCCACTcccgcagccacagccacagccaccacAACGCCGTCTCTCTCGAAAAAATGGGTGTGAACCGCCAAAGCCCCTACAGGGACTCGGTGCGAAACTCCAAGATTCCAACCTCCGGAAGTGGACTGTTCTTCTCTCCGACGGCAGGAATGCAAAACAGCGCAAACCGCGGCTCGAGTTACCTCCCGGCTGGTTACTATTCTGCGGGCAATGCCGCCGCTGGTCTTGCCCAAAATgtgggcttctcctccgatAGTCTCCCGCCACAAACTCGTGGATATACTCGTACGGGCTCCGGCCCTAGCCCGCCAGCTACCCCGGGGGCTCAGCCAGGAATGCACGATCCACCCAAATACAGCAATAGCAATATGCGACAATCCTACGCCGCCGCAGGGTCAACAAGCAGTGTGAACCTCTCTTCCCCGCCACCGGGAAGAACACCAAGTGCATATCTAGAAGATCTCTTCGAGTCTCATCATAACCCTCCCCGTTCTCCTGGGAGACATCGCTAG
- a CDS encoding Ac45/VOA1 transmembrane domain-containing protein (COG:S;~EggNog:ENOG410PQNX;~InterPro:IPR037654;~SECRETED:SignalP(1-18);~TransMembrane:1 (n3-13c18/19o240-263i);~go_process: GO:0006078 - (1->6)-beta-D-glucan biosynthetic process [Evidence IEA];~go_process: GO:0009272 - fungal-type cell wall biogenesis [Evidence IEA]) produces MRLSQFSLLALGAATASAFRDTSPFFLASTSEILSTSAQLKSATTLLGDLSTKLSTCPSDYYVIASQPGVHSTDFATAESAPRLGAKMTGKDKAIRSAMSINEVAGILEAKHIRDILETKCGAQTTVIDASSGSYSTDFGKEPRAIVVEFPSLSLGSERAQQLSDHDGLLSDIVNRLPSKKYTILYTTTPREFEEGDAPVYEPTDDLYQDPVRADLKRDYSMHSRRDNTPKNSLFDEYQYFTPGIFMGLIAAFVFIVILYIGLSALMSLQVSYAAFEKDTSSTVQKKQQ; encoded by the exons ATGCGTTTAAGTCAATTTTCGTTGCTGGCTCTAGgagcagcaacagccagcGCATTCCGAGACACTTCACCCTTTTTTCTTGCATCAACCTCCGA AATCCTATCTACTTCAGCCCAACTGAAATCCGCGACCACTTTGCTTGGTGACCTCTCCACGAAACTCAGCACCTGCCCCTCCGATTACTATGTTATCGCTTCTCAACCAGGGGTGCACAGCACCGACTTCGCTACTGCCGAATCCGCACCCCGCTTAGGAGCGAAGATGACTGGCAAGGACAAGGCTATTCGATCAGCCATGAGTATCAACGAGGTCGCAGGTATCCTGGAAGCGAAACATATCCGTGATATCCTCGAAACTAAGTGCGGTGCTCAGACGACGGTCATTGATGCTTCAT CTGGATCATATTCAACCGACTTCGGCAAAGAGCCTCGGGCGATTGTGGTCGAATTCCCTTCACTTTCTCTGGGATCCGAGCGAGCACAGCAGCTTTCTGATCACG ATGGGCTGCTTTCTGATATCGTCAACCGTCTTCCATCTAAGAAATACACCATACTCTACACTACAACTCCAAGGGAATTTGAGGAAGGCGATGCCCCTGTTTACGAACCCACGGATGACCTTTACCAAGATCCCGTACGCGCGGATCTGAAGCGGGATTATTCTATGCACTCTCGGCGTGACAATACGCCGAAGAACTCCCTTTTCGATGAGTACCAATACTTCACACCAG GAATCTTCATGGGGCTTATCGCCGCTTTCGTTTTCATTGTTATTCTGTACATTGGTCTGAGCGCCTTGATGAGCTTGCAGGTCTCCTATGCGGCCTTTGAGAAAGACACTTCTTCTACCGTGCAGAAGAAACAACAGTAG
- a CDS encoding rRNA-processing protein RRP17 (COG:S;~EggNog:ENOG410PQWB;~InterPro:IPR019186;~PFAM:PF09805) — translation MGPRLKGAHSRKRKLASRVEEINFDDTARHEFLTGFRKRKQQRIKHAQEVAEEKAREAKREERRRMREERAADFEHALEEHKKQLKKLNEENESGGDAGNSSSDAEEDEWDGIEEPPAVDYEAEYIDEDKYTTVTVEEMDPSKQSILQTNDDSLDERPKERSEPSGEDVKSKEQSKKKKQTDDKLKKKKKKFRYESKDERKVTRMKERRSNHRKAQARREK, via the exons ATGGGGCCACGATTAAAAGGAGCACATTCAAGGAAGCGAAAGCTGGCTAGTCGCGTGGAAGAAATCAACTTCGATGACACTGCCCGCCATGAATTCTTGACAGGCTTTCGCAAACGAAAGCAACAACGCATAAAGCATGCGCAGGAGGTCGCAGAGGAAAAGGCGCGAGAAGCGAAAAGGGAGGAACGAAGAAGG ATGCGTGAAGAGCGAGCCGCAGATTTCGAACATGCGCTAGAAGAGCACAAGAAACAATTGAAGAAACTGAACGAGGAAAATGAAAGTGGTGGTGACGCCGGAAATTCTTCAAGCGATGCTGAGGAAGACGAATGGGACGGAATCGAGGAGCCCCCGGCGGTAGACTACGAGGCCGAATATATCGACGAGGATAAATATACTACGGTAACtgtggaggaaatggaccCGTCGAAACAGAGCATCCTTCAGACAAATGACGATAGCTTGGACGAACGGCCGAAAGAGCGATCAGAACCTTCCGGTGAAGATGTCAAATCGAAGGAACAatccaaaaagaaaaaacaaacagACGAcaagttgaagaagaaaaagaagaagttccGATACGAATCAAAGGATGAACGGAAGGTCacgaggatgaaggagcggagGTCTAACCATAGAAAGGCGCAAGCGCGAAGAGAAAAGTGA
- a CDS encoding tropomyosin (BUSCO:EOG09264XUV;~COG:Z;~EggNog:ENOG410PNPX;~InterPro:IPR000533;~PFAM:PF12718) — translation MDRIKEKMSALRLEADEAHEKNEELKARVKTLEQENLEKEQEITSLTHRNQLLEGEVEKLESSAKEAKDAASQSAQHDTQNEALQRRVQLLEEEAEEADRNLRETNEKLRQTDVKAGHYERKVQASESSRDEWESKYEDMAKKHEELKKELHELEVSLNSV, via the exons ATGGATAGAATCAAGGAG AAAATGTCCGCCCTCCGCCTGGAGGCTGACGAGGCCCACGAAAAAAACGAGGAACTCAAGGCCAGAGTGAAGACTTTGGAGCAGGAGAACCTGGAAAAGGAACAAGAAATCACATCTCTCACCCACCGCAACCAGCTCCTCGAGGGTGAggtggagaagctggagtcATCGGCGAAGGAGGCTAAGGACGCCGCCAGCCAAAGTGCCCAGCACGATACGCAGAACGAAGCCCTCCAGAGGCGTGTGCAACTCctagaggaggaggctgaggaggctgacCGGAATCTGCGCGAGACAAACGAGAA GCTCCGCCAAACAGACGTCAAGGCTGGTCACTACGAACGCAAGGTGCAGGCTTCCGAATCATCTCGCGACGAGTGGGAGAGCAAATACGAGGACATGGCAAAGAAGCACGAGGAATTGAAGAAGGAGCTCCACGAACTCGAGGTCTCCCTGAACAGTGTTTAA
- a CDS encoding uncharacterized protein (COG:S;~EggNog:ENOG410PQ8N), translating into MLALRDQENLVHTHQTVAASKPLNQSTKQLQPKTPGNRAPKTPFKVPLKDENDPLAFGKKTVKTIGKQNENARPSVKDAFVTPMGDTRQRAPLGMKTTNAKAKGLQTPAAPAGTIKPERTTKKGSTQRVKKFSPFVEQPQPEVHVQPPQDDVPDIEYMPPKPKELPDYPDDITYDTSFPQFQPKNLALGLESVYGDNEVGRDGLTKRQRKFQEDSRAYDKMIDETILKQVESVGFTEADEDDHLAQAPVSEIPQRRIHARQPRVASGKSKYSAGVSTVRAKDAAKALSSNERSVPRTRAAPIMKPKARITSSLFPSKKPKAIPTNPSPMRHTAAIADSRTTVGYTKGREMSSRLNGKVKSPTAKQPASRALSPEVYTQPHEPALANTESEQLMEETFPTYEEDEETQNFQLTL; encoded by the exons ATGTTGGCTCTTCGAGACCAGGAAAACCTCGTCCACACGCACCAAACCGTTGCCGCGTCGAAGCCGTTGAATCAAAGCACCAAGCAACTGCAACCGAAGACCCCGGGAAATCGAGCTCCAAAGACGCCTTTTAAAGTGCCACTGAAGGATGAAAATGACCCACTAGCTTTCGGAAAGAAGACTGTGAAGACCATCGGCAAGCAAAATGAGAACGCCAGACCTTCTGTCAAAGATGCCTTCGTCACTCCTATGG GTGACACACGCCAGCGAGCACCCTTGGGTATGAAAACGACCAACGCCAAAGCGAAAGGCCTACAGACCCCGGCAGCGCCCGCTGGAACTATAAAGCCAGAAAGGACAACCAAGAAAGGCTCTACACAACGTGTGAAAAAATTCTCCCCATTTGTTGAACAGCCGCAGCCAGAGGTCCATGTCCAGCCCCCTCAGGATGATGTTCCCGATATCGAGTACATGCCACCCAAGCCAAAAG AACTTCCTGATTATCCTGATGATATCACATATGATACCTCATTTCCTCAATTCCAGCCCAAAAACCTGGCACTTGGGTTGGAAAGCGTTTATGGAGACAATGAGGTTGGACGAGATGGCCTCACGAAACGGCAGCGCAAATTCCAAGAGGATTCGAGGGCGTATGACAAGATGATTGATGAAACTATCTTGAAACAGGTCGAGAGCGTCGGCTTCACTGAAGCTGATGAAGACGACCATCTGGCCCAGGCCCCAGTGTCAGAGATCCCTCAGCGCCGTATTCATGCACGACAGCCCCGAGTCGCTTCAGGAAAATCAAAATATTCTGCCGGTGTTTCTACAGTCCGTGCTAAGGACGCGGCCAAAGCTCTCTCTAGCAATGAACGCTCTGTCCCACGAACCAGGGCCGCTCCTATCATGAAACCCAAAGCCAGGATTACCTCGTCACTGTTTCCTTCCAAGAAGCCTAAGGCCATTCCCACCAACCCTTCTCCCATGCGCCATACTGCAGCTATAGCAGACTCCCGGACAACTGTGGGCTATACCAAAGGCCGAGAAATGTCATCTCGCTTAAATGGCAAGGTCAAAAGTCCTACAGCTAAGCAGCCAGCAAGCAGAGCTCTCTCTCCCGAGGTCTATACTCAACCTCACGAGCCTGCTCTTGCCAATACGGAAAGCGAACAGCTGATGGAAGAAACTTTCCCCACctacgaagaagacgaggaaaccCAGAACTTCCAGCTAACATTGTGA
- the MT2 gene encoding putative cyclopropane-fatty-acyl-phospholipid synthase (COG:M;~EggNog:ENOG410PFZI;~InterPro:IPR029063;~PFAM:PF02353,PF08241,PF13649,PF13489;~TransMembrane:2 (o53-71i78-100o)), with amino-acid sequence MTNIHPESPEDFEFIETPAASATTPADDCGVRTTSYPAIKNAPVPADSPGSDSFSNTLLFLLLFLIPWYSARQIGGGFYTTIFFAIFTTIPILMAFWSVASTISPRKNEKAKYAGRPVEYYLNFHSEHDRATYRGKAKVPMEVFYEKYFAGEVDFKMDALEALEFRHDWANFRFTMGLFKHFLFGFIPELLVHSRSQDEEQVRDHYDRGDDFYAWFLGPRMIYTSGIIGDVNKEETLEQLQDNKLAVVCEKIGLKQGDTVLDLGCGWGTLAKYASVHYGAEVTGITLGRNQTAWGNKGLRNSGVEENQSRVLCLDYRDAPRVDGGYKKITCLEMAEHVGVRHFTSFLSQVYDMLDDDGVFFLQIAGLRKAWQYEDLIWGLFMNKYIFPGADASTPLGFVVDRLEAAGFEIKGIDTVGVHYSATLWRWYRNWLGNHEKVEAKYGKKWYRIWEYFLAYSTITSRQGGATCWQITLVKNINSTHRVEGINDQYGLTGAREASVANVGNGSVPSAHITLKA; translated from the exons ATGACGAATATCCACCCCGAGTCGCCGGAGGACTTCGAGTTCATCGAAACTCCTGCCGCCTCCGCTACAACACCCGCGGACGACTGCGGCGTGCGAACTACTTCG TACCCGGCCATCAAAAATGCACCCGTCCCAGCGGATTCTCCTGGCAGTGATAGCTTCTCCAATACTCTACTTTTCCTCCTACTCTTCCTGATCCCATGGTATTCCGCTCGCCAGATCGGTGGAGGTTTCtacaccaccatcttcttcgcaatcTTCACTACCATTCCGATTTTGATGGCTTTCTGGTCTGTGGCCTCTACCATCTCCCCACGCAAGAACGAAAAGGCAAAGTATGCCGGCCGCCCTGTGGAGTACTACTTGAACTTCCACAGCGAGCATGACCGTGCTACATACCGCGGAAAGGCCAAGGTCCCGATGGAGGTCTTCTACGAGAAATACTTTGCGGGTGAGGTCGACTTCAAGATGGACGCTCTGGAAGCCCTAGAATTCAGGCATGACTGGGCCAATTTCCGGTTTACAATGGGTCTCTTCAAGCACTTCCTTTTCGGCTTCATCCCAGAGTTACTGGTCCACTCTCGTTCTCAGG ATGAGGAACAGGTCCGTGACCACTACGACCGCGGCGATGACTTCTATGCTTGGTTCCTAGGCCCTCGCATGATCTACACTTCTGGTATTATCGGGGACGTGAACAAGGAGGAAACGCTCGAGCAACTTCAGGACAACAAGCTGGCCGTGGTCTGTGAGAAGATTGGACTCAAGCAGGGTGATACCGTTCTCGACCttggctgtggctggggtACCCTGGCCAAGTATGCCTCCGTCCACTACGGCGCCGAAGTCACTGGTATCACTCTTGGTCGTAACCAAACCGCTTGGGGTAACAAGGGTCTCCGCAACTCCGGCGTTGAAGAAAACCAGAGCCGTGTCTTATGCTTGGACTACCGTGATGCCCCCCGTGTGGATGGCGGATACAAAAAGATTACCTGTCTAGAGATGGCGGAACACGTCGGTGTGCGCCACTTCACCTCGTTCTTGTCTCAGGTCTACGACATGTTGGATGACGACGGCGTTTTCTTCCTGCAGATTGCTGGCCTCCGCAAAGCCTGGCAATACGAGGATCTCATTTGGGGTCTTTTCATGAACAAGTACATCTTCCCCGGCGCCGACGCCAGCACTCCCCTCGGGTTCGTCGTCGACAGACTCGAGGCCGCTGGATTCGAGATCAAGGGTATTGACACCGTCGGTGTCCACTACTCCGCTACCCTCTGGCGCTGGTACCGGAACTGGCTGGGTAACCatgagaaggtcgaggcTAAGTACGGCAAGAAGTGGTACAGA ATCTGGGAATACTTCCTTGCCTACTCCACCATCACATCCCGCCAGGGCGGTGCTACCTGTTGGCAGATAACGCTAGTTAAGAACATCAACTCCACTCACCGTGTTGAAGGCATCAACGACCAATATGGCTTGACCGGCGCCCGGGAAGCTTCCGTCGCCAATGTTGGCAATGGCTCAGTGCCTAGCGCCCACATCACTCTCAAGGCTTAG